Sequence from the Undibacterium piscinae genome:
ATCGCGGCAGCCCATGCAGCATGCTTGCAGAGCATAAAACCGGCACCAAAAATACCGGGCAGCAATCAATGTCCGATAATAAATATTGCTAAACGCTTACGTTCTTGCGTGGCTTCAGATATATTGGTGACAAAATTTGATGACATTTTTATTACGCCACAACGGCATCAAGGACTACGCTTGCGCTTTATTCACACTTCCGACTGGCATCTGGGCCAGACCCTGCACAATTTTGAACGTGGCTTTGAACACCAGGCCTTTCTTGATTGGCTGATCGCCAGCTTAGTAAGCGAGCAAGCCGAAGCGCTGCTGATTTCGGGCGACATCTTCGATACCGCGAATCCTTCAGCGGCTGCGCAAAAAACAGTTTTACCGTTTTTTGCAGCAAGCCAAGAGCCGCGTACCGCATCTCAATATCGTCATCATCGCCGGCAATCACGATTCGCCAGGGCGGCTGGAAGCACCCGCTCCTTTGCTGGAAACCCTGGACGCCACGGTGATCGGTTTTGTGCCGCGCCTGGCGGACGCCAGTATCGATCTGGGCAAGCTGGTGGTGCCGTTAAAAAACCAGGCAGGCGAAATTCAGGCATGGTGTCTGGCGATACCCTTCCTGCGCCCCGGTGATGTGCCGCGTGTGGATGACTCAGTTGATCCCTATATGGAAGGCATCACCCTACTCTACCGCCAGGCGCTGCAACATGCGCTGAGTCGGCGCCAACCCGGTCAGGCCATCATCGCGCTCGGTCATTGCCACATGGTAGGCGGCGAAATCTCGGAAGAATCCGAGCGCCGTATCGTCATCGGCGGCACCGAAGCTTTATCCGCGACTATGTTCGACGCCAACGTCGCCTATGCCGCGCTCGGCCATCTGCACCTGGCGCAAAAAGTCGGCAAGCAAGCGCATCTTCGTTACTGCGGCAGCCCGCTGCCTATGTCGTTTGCCGAAGTCGATTACCAGCATCAGGTTTTGCGCGTCGATCTGGCAGGCGAACAAGCAGTCGATATCACTCCGCTCATGGTGCCGCGTGCCGTAGAGATGCTGCGCGTACCTAGGCAACCAGCGCCGCTGGCACAGGTATTGGTGGCCTTGACTGCCCTCGACATTCCCGCCGATACCCCGCCGGAACGTCAGCCGTATCTGGAAGTCAGAGTGCGACTCGATGCGCCCGAACCCGGCTTGCGCGCTGCCATAGAAGCGGCACTAGAAGGCAAACCGGTACGTCTGGCCAAGATAGAAACCAGTTTCGCCGCCAAGCCTAGCGGCAACGATCTGCCTGCCACGCTCGATGAGCTGGAAAGACTGCAACCCGACCAGATCTTCGAACGCCTGTGCCGCAGCAAATTTGAAGGCGAAACGCCAGCGCCACTGACTGCCGCGTTTGCCGAATTACTGCTCAGCGATGAGGCACAAGCATGAAAATCTTAGCCATACGCGGTAAAAACCTGGCCTCGCTGGCCGGTGAATTTGAAGTCGATTTTGAACAAGAGCCGCTGAAATCAGCCGGTCTGTTTGCGATTAGCGGCCCCACTGGCGCAGGCAAGAGCACCTTGTTAGATGCCCTGTGCATGGCCTTGTACGAAAACACCCCGCGCCTGATCAAAGCCGGTGGCAATAAGACGCTGCCCGATGGCAATGAGCTGATCTCGCAACAAGATGCCGCCAACCTGTTGAGGCGCGGTACCGGCGAAGGCTATGCCGAAGTGGATTTTGTCGGCAGCGACGTTCTCAGCTACCGCGCCCGCTGGAGCGTGCGGCGCTCGCGCAACAAGGCCAATGGCGGTCTGCAACCAACCAGCATGACGCTGCACCAGTTGCCGCAACTATTGCCTATCGGCGGCAAAAAGACCGAGGTCAAGGCCGAAATAGAAAAACGCGTAGGCCTGAAGTTCGAGCAATTCACCCGCGCCGTCTTGCTGGCACAAAATGAATTTTCCAGCTTTTTAAAAGCCGAAGACAATGAACGCGGCGAGCTGCTGGAAACCTTAACCGGCAGCAGCATCTATAGCCAGTTATCGATGCGTGCGTTTGCCCGTGCCAAGCTAGAACAGCAAGAGCTGCAGCGCATCAACGACAGGCTGGCAGATCAAAAGCCACTGTCCGAAGATCAGCGCACTCAGCTAGAGCAAGACAGCCAGGCCGCCAATACCAGCGTGGCCGCACTCGATGCGCGCAAAGCCACGCTAGAGCAAGACTTGCGCTGGTTTGAGCTAGATAGCAAGCTAGCCCAAGAGCAGCAACAAGCCGAACAACACAGCCAGCAAAAGCACGCCGAGCAAGAGCAAGCCAAGCCGCGCAGCAGTGCGCTGCAACAGGTAGAGCACGCACAGGCGGCACGCCCCTTGCTGGCAGAAACCGACAGGCTAAGCCGCAACATCAGTGCGCAGCACAGCGCGATTGCGGATGCCAACGCCAAGTTACAGCAAGCCGAGCTACACCGCAGTCAGATGGCGGCGGCGCTGTCCAGCGCCCAGTTAGGCGTGCAGGCGGCCGAACAAGCGCAAAGCCAGGCTGCGCCGCAACTCGATATTGCCAAAGCGCTGGACGCCAGCATCGCCACCCTGCTACCGGCACACCAGGCTAAACAAGCAGCGCAGCGCGCCGCCGATCTGGCTGCCTCGCAGGCACAAGAAAAGCGCGACAACAAGCAAGCCGAACTCAGCGCGAATAGCCAAAAACAGCAAGCCACCAAGCAATGGTTGAGCCAAAATAGCGCCCTGCAAAGCCTGGCAGAAAACTGGCCCGCGTGGGAGATACTCCTCAAGCAAGCTAGCCTGTCACGCAATGAAATCAACAGTTTTAACGGCATACTGGCCACTTATGCCCAAAATGCGGAAGATCAGAGCGCACAATTAGCCAGCAGCCAAACCGCATTAGGGCTCAGCACAGAACAGCTAGTCAAGGCGGAACAAGCGCGTCAGTTAGCCACGCTCGCCTATCAAAGCGCCAGTACAAAGCTGAGCGACACGCCCGCCCGCAAGCAAGCGTTAGACACGCGCCGCGAGCAACTCGCCAGCGCTGAGCAGATCACGCAGGCCCTGGCGCAACTGCATGCGCGCCAGACCAGCGTGCAGGCGCAAGCGGCCGCCAGTGCGCTCGCCATCACGCACAGCGAGACCGCCGCCGCGCAAGCCGCCGCCCAGATGCCCGCCTTAGCCGGTGCGCTAGAGCAAGCTGAACGCGCGCTCAAATTGGCTGAAGCGGCCTGCGCCGCCAGCGTAGAAAGCTTGCGCGCTGCATTAGTGGCAGAGCAGCCCTGCCCGGTCTGCGGATCAGAGCAACACCCCTACCGCATTGACAACCCGCAATTGCGTGCCCTGCTGAGCGGCTTGCAAGAACAAGTACAGCAATGCCGCCAGCACAGCCAGCAAGCGCAGCAACAGCACACCAGCAATACGGCGCAAGCGGCGAGCGAACAAAAATCTTTGGAGCTGTCTCAGCTGGAACTAAGCCAGCTAAACCAGCTACTGCAAGCACAGCAACAAGCATGGCAGAGCCACCCGCTGGCGACGGAATTAGCGACCGAGTTGGCCACGGAATCGGCGACCCTGGCTAAGGACGCAGAACAGCAAAGCGCCTGGTTCAGCCAGCAGCGTAGCGCCGTACAACAGCAGTTAGCGCAGATCACCGAACTGGAGAATGCCAGCCGTACCGCGCTGCAAGCTAAAGATACGGCGCAAGCCGCATTTGAGCGCGCCACGCAAGATCAGCAAAGTAAAAAAGACGCCGCCAGCCAGGCCGCCAGCACGCTAGAGCAAACCAAAGCCGCCAGCAAAAACGCCAGCGAGCAAGCACAGCAAAGCAGCCAGCGTCTGGCACTGTGCCTGGCAGAACTAGCCCCCGCTTTCCGCAACGCCAGCGCAGACATTGCTGTAGAGGCGGATTGGCAAGAGCAATGGCAAGCCGCACCCGAGCAGTTTCAGCAGCGCTGCGCCGAACACGCCCGAGCTTGGCTCAGCCAGAGTAAAGAGCTAGAGCTGAGCAGCCAACGTCACGCCACCCTGAATCTGGAGCTAGTCAATCTGGCGGAAGCGCAAGCCAAGGCAGAACAGGAACGCCAGCGCGCCAGCACGGAATTCGCCGCCAGCGATCTGGTGCTGCAAGACAAGCAAGCGCAAAGAAACGCCATCTTGCGTGCACTTAAGCAAACTGAATTAGCAGACGCAAACGGACCAGTTCTCAGCGTCAGCCAGATAGAAGCGCAGTTTGCTAACGCCATCGCCAGCGCCAAACAAGGGCTGGCGCAACACACGCAAACCGCCAGTGCCGCCGCGCAAGAGCACAGCCGCAGCAGCGAAGCCTTGGCGCAAGCCCAGGCGCGCCTCGCTAGCGACAGCGCAGAAGCCGGGCAAGCGGCAACGC
This genomic interval carries:
- a CDS encoding AAA family ATPase produces the protein MKILAIRGKNLASLAGEFEVDFEQEPLKSAGLFAISGPTGAGKSTLLDALCMALYENTPRLIKAGGNKTLPDGNELISQQDAANLLRRGTGEGYAEVDFVGSDVLSYRARWSVRRSRNKANGGLQPTSMTLHQLPQLLPIGGKKTEVKAEIEKRVGLKFEQFTRAVLLAQNEFSSFLKAEDNERGELLETLTGSSIYSQLSMRAFARAKLEQQELQRINDRLADQKPLSEDQRTQLEQDSQAANTSVAALDARKATLEQDLRWFELDSKLAQEQQQAEQHSQQKHAEQEQAKPRSSALQQVEHAQAARPLLAETDRLSRNISAQHSAIADANAKLQQAELHRSQMAAALSSAQLGVQAAEQAQSQAAPQLDIAKALDASIATLLPAHQAKQAAQRAADLAASQAQEKRDNKQAELSANSQKQQATKQWLSQNSALQSLAENWPAWEILLKQASLSRNEINSFNGILATYAQNAEDQSAQLASSQTALGLSTEQLVKAEQARQLATLAYQSASTKLSDTPARKQALDTRREQLASAEQITQALAQLHARQTSVQAQAAASALAITHSETAAAQAAAQMPALAGALEQAERALKLAEAACAASVESLRAALVAEQPCPVCGSEQHPYRIDNPQLRALLSGLQEQVQQCRQHSQQAQQQHTSNTAQAASEQKSLELSQLELSQLNQLLQAQQQAWQSHPLATELATELATESATLAKDAEQQSAWFSQQRSAVQQQLAQITELENASRTALQAKDTAQAAFERATQDQQSKKDAASQAASTLEQTKAASKNASEQAQQSSQRLALCLAELAPAFRNASADIAVEADWQEQWQAAPEQFQQRCAEHARAWLSQSKELELSSQRHATLNLELVNLAEAQAKAEQERQRASTEFAASDLVLQDKQAQRNAILRALKQTELADANGPVLSVSQIEAQFANAIASAKQGLAQHTQTASAAAQEHSRSSEALAQAQARLASDSAEAGQAATQLVNWLAQNAALFASENSEPDNQAIPEQAATEQLRALLEHDAAWIAAERAALQALANASQQAAAVAQERSLRRQSHQAERPSLAHLLEQSNAVGGTESSTENSIDLDATNQLAPEQTSEQNHSTVSPISAISEINDQAALAALQQALQSLAAQRQTANASASQLQAAIAQDQARRSQAADIVKLMENQEAKSKIWETLNALIGAADGKKFRNYAQQYTLDVLLGYANRHLHELSRRYRLQRIKDTLALMVIDQDMGDEARSVHSLSGGESFLVSLALALGLASLSSNRVRVESLFIDEGFGSLDADTLRVAMDALDGLQAMGRKVGVISHVQEMTERISTKILVQRTSGGRSLVGVG